One stretch of Synergistaceae bacterium DNA includes these proteins:
- a CDS encoding GTPase Era, with the protein MNDEKTAFRSGKVVLAGRPNVGKSSIINRLLDYKVSIVSEKPQTTRHVIRCVFNSDDCQIVLLDTPGLHLPRHKLGKTLVQAAAESLREGDLVCYVVEIGDRLIGPEDREIISMLSKADAPVLLTVNKCDTPPRRERREEVESLYGGELPLRGSVFISARTGMGLDDLVDSIKPFLPEGPPFYDEEMIVDRPEKFLASEIIREKALMLTHREVPHCIAVEIEEYKSPDEYPEREVLYVRASIYVEREGQKRIVIGGGGERLREIGRLARIDIEEFTGHRTFLDLWVKVRKNWRQSENDLRLFGIEERRPKG; encoded by the coding sequence TTGAACGACGAAAAAACCGCCTTCCGCTCCGGAAAGGTCGTCCTCGCCGGGCGTCCCAACGTCGGGAAGTCCTCGATAATAAACAGGCTGCTCGACTACAAGGTCAGCATAGTCTCCGAGAAGCCGCAGACCACCAGGCACGTCATCAGGTGCGTGTTCAACTCCGACGATTGCCAGATCGTCCTGCTGGACACCCCGGGGCTTCACCTGCCCAGGCACAAGCTGGGAAAAACATTGGTGCAGGCCGCCGCCGAATCACTTCGCGAGGGCGACCTCGTCTGTTACGTGGTGGAGATAGGCGACCGTCTCATCGGCCCCGAGGACAGGGAGATCATATCGATGCTTTCGAAGGCGGACGCCCCTGTGCTGCTGACCGTGAACAAGTGCGACACCCCCCCTCGTCGTGAGAGGCGCGAGGAGGTTGAATCACTCTATGGAGGCGAACTGCCGCTGCGTGGATCCGTCTTCATCAGCGCCAGGACCGGAATGGGGCTGGACGACCTCGTCGACTCGATCAAGCCCTTCCTCCCGGAGGGGCCTCCCTTCTACGACGAGGAGATGATCGTCGACAGGCCGGAGAAGTTCCTGGCGTCGGAGATCATACGGGAGAAGGCCCTTATGCTCACGCACAGGGAGGTGCCCCACTGCATAGCGGTGGAGATAGAGGAGTACAAGAGCCCCGACGAGTACCCGGAGCGAGAGGTCCTCTACGTCAGGGCCAGCATCTACGTGGAGCGAGAGGGGCAGAAGCGCATAGTCATAGGGGGCGGAGGAGAGAGGCTTAGAGAGATCGGCAGGCTCGCCCGGATCGACATAGAGGAGTTCACCGGGCACAGGACGTTTCTCGACCTGTGGGTCAAGGTCAGAAAGAACTGGAGACAGTCCGAGAACGACCTGAGGCTATTCGGAATCGAAGAGCGCCGTCCCAAGGGATAG
- a CDS encoding cytidine deaminase, whose translation MNPLKKDYSWPADWPSINELLEAAREARARSYSPYSRFPVGAALFVEGMDELIPACNVENSSYGLSICAERSAATAMIARGGRKPLAAAIVGVPGEPCLPCGACRQFLAEFNPDMVLVFEDGDSYVLSSLADLFPAPFLFGGEADEH comes from the coding sequence ATGAACCCGCTGAAAAAGGACTATTCATGGCCCGCGGACTGGCCCTCGATCAATGAGCTCCTCGAGGCGGCAAGGGAGGCTCGCGCCAGGTCGTACTCGCCCTACTCGCGATTCCCGGTCGGTGCGGCCCTATTCGTCGAGGGCATGGACGAACTGATCCCGGCGTGCAACGTGGAGAACAGCTCCTACGGGCTGTCGATCTGTGCGGAGAGAAGCGCTGCGACCGCCATGATAGCGCGCGGGGGCAGAAAGCCGCTGGCCGCCGCAATAGTGGGCGTCCCGGGCGAGCCCTGCCTCCCCTGCGGCGCGTGCAGGCAGTTCCTGGCGGAGTTCAACCCGGACATGGTTCTGGTCTTCGAGGATGGCGACTCTTACGTTCTCTCATCCCTCGCCGACCTGTTCCCCGCCCCCTTCCTCTTCGGCGGGGAGGCCGACGAACATTGA
- a CDS encoding HlyC/CorC family transporter produces MTMSASVVQMILLLTTLLLLSAFFSAAETAITSSGRGKILALSERHPYRKRFFDWLLRDVQRALTIVLISNNLVNIAASALAASLSIRLMGHIGVLVVVPLMTALIVIFGEVFPKSVAIINQDTVLVMSLPFLRLLDILLAPFLWLLLATVKLLGVLFKVEVKARHPFVTREEFEQMVIIGQESGALEEVERRMIHGVISFEETRVYEIMVPRTDMDAVPADYTLEEAIKIFLEHGHSRIPVFRENLDDIVGILYVKDTIPYLLEGKTASPVSSIMREALFVPESMRVVELFNNMKKKHIHMGVAVDEYGGVAGIATLEDLLEEIVGEIQDEYDKDNPAFTEREDGSYIVQGTMGLEDLSELLDAHFDSEDAESLAGLALSISGDFPSPGERLTYTPDDGAGEWEIEIVEVEDHRIKLLRLIPRENDEEMTPEDTE; encoded by the coding sequence ATGACGATGAGCGCCTCCGTCGTGCAGATGATCCTGTTGTTGACCACCCTGCTCCTGCTATCAGCCTTTTTCAGCGCCGCCGAGACGGCCATAACCTCGTCCGGCCGCGGGAAGATACTCGCCCTGTCGGAGCGACATCCCTATCGGAAGCGCTTCTTCGACTGGCTGCTTCGCGACGTGCAGCGGGCTCTTACCATCGTGCTGATCTCGAACAACCTAGTCAATATAGCAGCCAGCGCGCTGGCCGCCTCTCTCTCCATCAGGCTGATGGGTCATATCGGGGTACTGGTCGTAGTCCCTCTCATGACCGCCCTCATAGTCATCTTCGGAGAGGTCTTCCCCAAGAGCGTCGCCATCATAAACCAGGACACGGTTCTGGTGATGTCCCTGCCCTTCCTCAGGCTGTTGGACATCCTGCTCGCGCCCTTCCTGTGGTTGTTGCTCGCGACAGTAAAGCTGCTCGGTGTGCTCTTCAAGGTCGAGGTGAAGGCCCGTCACCCCTTTGTCACCAGGGAGGAGTTTGAGCAGATGGTGATCATCGGGCAGGAGTCCGGCGCCCTGGAGGAGGTCGAGAGAAGGATGATCCACGGAGTGATCTCCTTCGAGGAGACCAGGGTCTACGAGATAATGGTCCCCAGGACCGACATGGACGCCGTCCCCGCCGACTACACCCTCGAGGAGGCCATCAAGATCTTCCTGGAGCACGGACACTCCAGGATACCGGTGTTCAGGGAAAACCTCGACGACATAGTCGGCATCCTCTACGTAAAGGACACGATACCCTATCTGCTGGAGGGCAAGACGGCATCCCCGGTTTCGTCCATAATGAGGGAGGCCCTCTTCGTGCCCGAGAGCATGAGGGTGGTCGAGCTCTTCAACAACATGAAGAAGAAGCACATACACATGGGGGTGGCCGTGGACGAATACGGCGGTGTGGCGGGGATAGCCACCCTCGAGGATCTTCTGGAGGAGATCGTCGGGGAGATACAGGACGAGTACGACAAGGACAATCCCGCCTTCACCGAACGGGAAGACGGAAGCTACATAGTGCAGGGGACCATGGGACTCGAGGACCTCAGCGAGCTTCTGGACGCGCATTTCGACTCCGAGGACGCGGAGAGCTTGGCGGGGCTGGCCCTGTCTATCTCCGGGGACTTCCCCTCTCCGGGGGAAAGGCTGACATACACGCCGGACGATGGCGCTGGCGAGTGGGAGATTGAGATAGTGGAAGTGGAGGATCACAGGATAAAGCTCCTTCGCCTGATCCCGAGGGAGAATGACGAAGAAATGACGCCGGAGGACACGGAATGA